The segment CTGATGGAACTCGGCCAGATGGGTGGCATCTAAGCTCTCGTTGCGGAACACCCGGTCGATGGAGAAGTACTTCACTGGAGAAAACTTCTCCTGGTTGGGGGGggtggcaaaagaaaaatggggtCAGGTGGGGGCCCCTCCACCCCAAAACTCCCTCCCATGCGTCCCCCCAAACCCATCCCACCTGGCGGGCCAGCTGGTAGAGCATGCGGGCGCTGGTGGATGTGGTGTGGGTGCGCAGCAGGTTCCTCCGCGCCTCCTCCAGCCGCCATTCATACTTGTACCTAAGGAGGGTAGCTCAGCTTGGAGGGGAATGGGTGGAGAGACCCCCCAACTCGCCCCCGCCCCAGGGTCTCATCCTCACCCCTGTGAGCCGTAGCCTCCCTGCGAGTGGACCTTCTTCACCTTGGCCGTGTAGCCGGCAGGCAGCTCAGGGGCCTTGGCGGGGTCTGGGGTGGGGCACAGACATGGAGGTGGGGGGAcagtggggtttgggggggggccctgtgccccccctcccttcccctgcacccACCTTGCAGGAAGAAGGTGTCATGTTGGTCgcgggctgggtgctgctggggctggaacAGAGCATCAAAATTCCAGAAGGAACTTTCCACAAAATTGTTGGTGGGCATCTCTGTGAACCTGTGGGCCACAATGTCAGTGGGGGGCCATGTCCCCTCCCGGCGAGGGGatccccctgggacccccactCACCCCATCTCCAGGAATATCTGGCGGAGCTGGGAGCGCACCTTCAGCAGGGGGTGGAGGTGGCCGCAGGCAGGcggcagccccagggctgagAAGTTGTAGGGCTTGAAGGGACGCTGCTGCCAGGAACCCCTGCAGGCAGGGTCAGGAGTCACAGTGGGGTCAGGGGGGTGTGTCATGGTGGGGTCATGGCAAGGTCAGGGGGTCACAGTGGGGCCGGTGgcccccccacctcccagaCTCACGTAGCAATCATCTCTGGCGTCAGCTCCGTCTCCTGCCGTGCTACTGCAGTGCTGAAGGCACTGCCCTTGCGGATCCAGTAGGACttcagggtgctggggggtgtgtgtgaggaggggtgaggggggtgCCCCCAAACCTGCCCCCACCCTcaaagccccttccccaccctgctcacacttccagcagcagcttcctcctCTTGAGGTCAGTGCGCTCACGCTCAGGCAGGTTCTCAGCCTCCCCCCGCTGCACCTGCTGCAAGCTCTCCTGCACCCCGTCCTGCACCTCTGCCACCTGCACGGCAccggggggcacggggggggtTGTGTCAcagtggggtgtgggggtgcaGGGCAGACCCCCACTCCCTGGGGGCTGGGCCCTGAGGACAGGGACAGCCCCAACCCTGGCAAGGCCACCCTGTCCCCCCCGGGGATGCTCCAGGGggcccccctctgcccccccgTGACCCTTGGCCAGATCCCCCTGGACACTCCTGGCTCCATGGGACCCCTGTCCACCCTTCTGGGACCCCCAGCTGGTCCCCCCCCAAGAATACTCCAGGGGACCCCTGTCTGCCCCCCCCAGGATACTCCTGGGTCCATGGAACCCCATCTGCGCCACCTGggacccctgcccagccctcccagGACACTCTTGGCTCCATGGGACCCTTGTCCACCCTCCTGGGCCCCCCATCCACTCCCCCAGGATACTTCTGGCTCCATGGGACCCCCACCTAggacccctgcccagccccccttGGATACTCCCAGCTCCACAAGACCCCTGCTCAGTCCCACCGGGACCTCCATCCACTCCTCCCGGGCCTCTCCCAGACCCTCCAGGACCCCCTCCCTGGGACACTCACAGCTCGGACGACCCGTGGGCCCCCAGGCGCCCCCTTCTCCAGGCGCAGCCACTTGTTTGCCATGGCCTTGCTAAAGCCCACGGAGCCACCGGGCAGCTTCTGCGGGGACGGGGCGGCTGTGAGAGACCCGGTGCGCCCTCCACCAGCCCCGGTGCCCCCGCCCCCGCAGTGCTCACCATGGCGTCGCTCTGGGGCAGCCCCTCGGCCGGGAGGCTCCGGAAGAGCCGCACCTCGGGGCTGCCGTCCCGAAGCACCTCCACACCCTCGGGGCTCAGCTCCCACCGCCGCGTTGCCCGCGCCTCAGCCTCGATCACCTGTGGGCACCACCGGCGGTGGGGCCGGGGTCGGTAACCGGGGAAGCACCGGGGCATGTGGAGTGCCGGTGGCAGTACCGGGCTCAGTACCAGGGCCAGTACCGGGGCGGGGAGCACCAGGGTCATGTACCGGGGCCGGGGGCAGTACCGGGCTCAGTACCGGGGCTGGGGCCAATACCGGGGCGGGGAGTACCAGGGTCAGtaccggggctgggggagcgcCGAGGGCAGTAACGGCTGGGgccagcaccagggctggggccagcaccagggctggggccagcccgCACAAcacccccgctccccccccaGTGCCCCGCCGCTCCCACCTCCCCTAGCGCCTGGAGGCTCTTGACGGCGCCCACGAGCGTCTGGTGGTCGAGGCCAAGCGCGGCGGCCGTCTCAAGGCTACAGAGGCCTGCGCCTGGCCCCGCTGCCTCCCGCTCCAgccgctgcagcagcagctcagccacgCTTGGCGACATCACGCCGGTCGGAAGTGCTCCCCGCGCCCGCCGGAAGTGCTCCCCTCGCCCGCCGGAAGTGGGGACGCTCCCCGTGCCGGCCGGAAGTGGGAGCGCAGGGTCCGCCGGGCGACATCTTGAGTGTGGCCAAGCCCTCAGCGGCCGCCTGGGGCGGGGGAGGCTGCCGGTGCTACGGGAGGGCCGTGACGTTGCGATGCGGCGGAGTGGCGGCGTAAGAAGTCTTAGTCCTCCCGTTACCGTAGCAACGAGTCCCCCGAGCCTGGTTTTGTGGCCTGCCCCTGGCGGTGACCAGGTGCCCTGCTGCCATGACAACAGTCACCACGCCGCTGGGGCCAGGTCTGGGGACACCAGCGCTTCCTTAACCCAGCCCGCCCTCTCCCGTCTGCCGTGACGCTATGGGACCGTATGGCATcgctgctgtgccacagcaccATTTTAGGTCATAAAGCCCCTGGACGAGGAGCCCCTTCACCCTCTGCGCCACgtgcctccctccccttcccgTAGTCCCCTGCTATGCTGGGGTCCCCCGTGTCTTCCCGGTGCTATTATGGGATGGTGGGCACCGCCCCCCACGTGGCCCGCGGGCGGCCTGGCCCTTTAAGAGCGCCCGGCCCCACGTGACTGCGGTGACGCACCCAGAGGAGGGAGGGGCAGGCGCGCGCCCGGGGGGGGGCGTCTCCCGCCGAACGCGTGGTCGCTCCTCATTGGCTACCGTGCCCAGCCAATGGGAAGCGGCCATCTGGGACGCCAACGTTCGGGGGCGCCGTCTCCACCGGCAAGCGGGCGGACGGCCAATAGGAGCGGGCCCTGCGCGGACGCGGACCAATGGGCTAGGGCCAGGGGCGGGCCGAGGGGCGGCGGGCGGATAAAACGGGGCGCCGCCTCCGCCCCCCTCCGCAGTGCCGGGCGCCGCCAGGCCGGGAGGGAGCAAGCTCTTGGCACCGCCGCGTGGGACTTGCCGCCATGAGCCGCCTCACTCTCCCCGTCCTGCTCGGTGTTTTCCTGGCGCTGGCGGTGGCTGGGCCCGCCCAGTTCTTCCGGGAGGAATTCGGGGACGGAGGTGAGGGTGGGGGTCCCCGCGGTGGGAGAGGGCTGAGGGGAGGGCGGGGCCTGAGGGAGGTCCTCTGAGGTGAAGGGGatgtgggggggtgggagtcTTCTGAGGTGAAGCGGACCTGGGGAGGTCCCTGAGGTatggggggtgaggggggtggTCCCCTGAGCTGAAGGTAAACTAGGTGGGGGTCATCTGAAGTATTGGGACTGAACAGGGGTCCCCTGAGGTGACGGTGACCTGGGGGAGGGGTCCCCTGAGGTGAAGGGTACCTGGACAGGGGATCCCCTGAGCTGAGAGAGGGTACGGGGAAGCTGGGCGGCCTCCCTGGGCTGCGGTGGGGGGTGCCTTGCTTGTGGGAGTGGGTGGGAAGGTGAGGGGTCTCACCTCGGGTAAGGAGGATGCGGGGCATTGGAGGGatgggaggggagagggcaATGGGTCAGGCCCCCCAGGTAGAGCTGCGGGAGGTAAGGGCCAGCTGGGATGGAGGATCAGGACCCCCATATCCCAAGAGGACATGGGGTGCCTGGAGGGAGCTTTGTGTTGGAGGTTTGGGCTGGGGAGAACGGTTGTGGAAGGACACAGGGGGCTAAGAGGTGCCCCCCTCTCCTAGCTTGGGGTGCCAGAGAGGCAGTGGGTGGTGATTGTTAGGTGGGGGGGACCTCGCCAAGGGGtaggggctgctggctgcagggtgaTAAGGGGCCTGGGGGTGTTGCCTATGGCGGGAGGCAGGACAGGTCCTGGCTCACactgtggggtggggaggtggggtgtTGTGTTACTTATCTGGGACCCTAAATCCTTCTGCAGCCCCTCCCAGGAAGAGACACCCCTAATGCTGAGCTCTCTCTGGGGCTCCCAGCAGTGAGGGGGGAGTGGGGAGCTGTGTGGGACCTCTAGCTCTGGAATGTGATGTGCCTGGCCGtgagctgctgtgctctgggggtgggggctgcgggcagAAGGGCCTCCCCAGCTatggggagggggctcggggTCCTGAGCACTCCCCTTCCACAGATGCCTGGACCCGCCGGTGGGTGGAGTCTAAGCACAAGCCTGACTACGGCCGGTTTGTTCTCACGGCTGGGAAGTTTTACGGCGATGCTGAGAAGGACAAAGGTAAGTGGGGGCAGGCAGTGACTGTGCCGGATGGGGACAGTGTGGCATTCCCCGTGTCCCAACGCACCCGTGTCCCACAGGGATCCAGACAAGCCAAGATGCCCGGTTCTATGCCATCTCTTCTCGCTTTGAGCCCTTCAGCAACCGGGACAAGACGCTGGTGGTGCAATTTACAGTGAAACACGAACAGAACATTGACTGCGGTGGCGGCTATGTCAAGCTCTTCCCAGCCAGCCTCAACCAGGAGGACATGCATGGCGACTCAGAGTACAACATTATGTTTGGTGGGTCCCTGGAACCGCCCACAGCCCCCCACGATGGTGTGGGGACCCCCCACTCACCTCTTGCCTCTGCCCCCCAGGCCCTGACATCTGTGGCCCCGGCACTAAGAAGGTTCACGTCATCTTCAACTACAAGGGGAAAAATGTCCTGATCAACAAGGATATTCGGTGCAAGGTGGGTGTGTgaggggcacggggggggggctggttgtgccggggggggggaggcgtTGTCCCTAGCCATGCTGAGCCCTCTGGTTTTTGTAGGATGATGAGTTCACCCATCTCTACACGCTGGTGGTGCGGCCTGATAACACTTACGAGGTGAAGATTGACAACGGGCGAGTGGAGTCGGGGAGTCTGGAGGAGGACTGGGACTTCCTGCCCCCCAGGAAGATCAAGGACCCTGAGGCTCGGAAACCTGATGATTGGGACGAGCGGGCCAAGATTGATGACCCTGAGGACACTAAGCCTGAGGTGGGGGAGCTCcagagggaggtggtggggtgctgcaggggagggggctgtggcaGTGCCCTGACCCTGTCCAGCCCCCCAGGACTGGGACAAGCCCGAACACATCCCTGACCCCGATGCCAAGAAGCCAGAAGACTGGGATGAGGAGATGGATGGGGAGTGGGAGCCCCCTGTTATCCAGAACCCTGAGTACAAGGTGAGGCTGAGGGTCTGCGGGGGGGGTTTCCAGGGGaagggctgagccccccccctGACAACCCCCCGACCCCCCTAGGGCGAGTGGAGGCCCCAGCAGATCGACAACCCAGACTACAAGGGCAAGTGGGTGCACCCTGAAATTGACAACCCTGAGTACAGCCCCGACCCCCACCTCTACGCCTACGACAGCTTCGGGGTCATTGGCCTTGACCTCTGGcaggtgggtgggggt is part of the Falco naumanni isolate bFalNau1 chromosome 13, bFalNau1.pat, whole genome shotgun sequence genome and harbors:
- the FARSA gene encoding phenylalanine--tRNA ligase alpha subunit, whose protein sequence is MSPSVAELLLQRLEREAAGPGAGLCSLETAAALGLDHQTLVGAVKSLQALGEVIEAEARATRRWELSPEGVEVLRDGSPEVRLFRSLPAEGLPQSDAMKLPGGSVGFSKAMANKWLRLEKGAPGGPRVVRAVAEVQDGVQESLQQVQRGEAENLPERERTDLKRRKLLLEVTLKSYWIRKGSAFSTAVARQETELTPEMIATGSWQQRPFKPYNFSALGLPPACGHLHPLLKVRSQLRQIFLEMGFTEMPTNNFVESSFWNFDALFQPQQHPARDQHDTFFLQDPAKAPELPAGYTAKVKKVHSQGGYGSQGYKYEWRLEEARRNLLRTHTTSTSARMLYQLARQEKFSPVKYFSIDRVFRNESLDATHLAEFHQVEGVVADRGLTLGHLMGILRQFFTKLGITQLRFKPAYNPYTEPSMEVFSYHEGLKKWVEVGNSGVFRPELLLPMGLPENVSVIAWGLSLERPTMIKYGINNIRELVGHRVNLQMVYDSPLCRLDA
- the CALR gene encoding calreticulin produces the protein MSRLTLPVLLGVFLALAVAGPAQFFREEFGDGDAWTRRWVESKHKPDYGRFVLTAGKFYGDAEKDKGIQTSQDARFYAISSRFEPFSNRDKTLVVQFTVKHEQNIDCGGGYVKLFPASLNQEDMHGDSEYNIMFGPDICGPGTKKVHVIFNYKGKNVLINKDIRCKDDEFTHLYTLVVRPDNTYEVKIDNGRVESGSLEEDWDFLPPRKIKDPEARKPDDWDERAKIDDPEDTKPEDWDKPEHIPDPDAKKPEDWDEEMDGEWEPPVIQNPEYKGEWRPQQIDNPDYKGKWVHPEIDNPEYSPDPHLYAYDSFGVIGLDLWQVKSGTIFDNFLITDDEKLAEEIGNETWGATKEAEKKMKEQQDEEQRKKQEEEEKQQKEEEGDDEGEDEDEEEEEPEAEPEEAEAAPRDEL